The Dendropsophus ebraccatus isolate aDenEbr1 chromosome 10, aDenEbr1.pat, whole genome shotgun sequence genome has a segment encoding these proteins:
- the LOC138766625 gene encoding circumsporozoite protein-like — protein MVTSHIQRKAITECRLSDVRQETTGNIPQGNAQGNNNAQGNAQGNNNAQGNAQGNNNAQGNAQGNNNAQDNNNAQGNAQGNNNAQDNAQGNNNAQGNNNAQGNAQGNNNAQGNAQGNNNAQGNAQGNNNAQGNAQGNNNAQGNAQGNNNAQGNNNAQGNAQGNNNAQGNAQGNNNAQGNAQGNNNAQGNAQGNNNAQGNNNAQGNNNAQGNNNAQGNNNAQGNNNAQGNAQGNNNAQGNNNAQGNAQGNNNAQGNNNAQDNAQGNNNAQGNNNAQGNNKAQGNAQGNNNAQDNAQGNNNAQGNNNAQGNNNAQGNNNAQGNAHGNNNAQGNAQGNNNAQDNAQGNNNAQGNAQGNNNAQGNAQGNNNAQDNAQGNNNAQGNNNAQGNAQGNNNAQGNAQGNNNA, from the coding sequence ATGGTCACGAGCCACATTCAGCGTAAAGCTATAACAGAATGTCGATTAAGTGATGTAAGACAGGAAACAACTGGAAACATTCCACAAGGCAATGCACAGGGCAACAATAATGCACAAGGCAATGCACAGGGCAACAATAATGCACAAGGCAATGCACAGGGCAACAATAATGCACAAGGCAATGCACAGGGCAACAATAATGCACAAGACAACAATAATGCACAAGGCAATGCACAGGGCAACAATAATGCACAAGACAATGCACAAGGCAACAATAATGCACAAGGCAACAATAATGCACAAGGCAATGCACAGGGCAACAATAATGCACAAGGCAATGCACAGGGCAACAATAATGCACAAGGCAATGCACAGGGCAACAATAATGCACAAGGCAATGCACAGGGCAACAATAATGCACAGGGCAATGCACAAGGCAACAATAATGCACAAGGCAACAATAATGCACAGGGCAATGCACAAGGCAACAATAATGCACAGGGCAATGCACAAGGCAACAATAATGCACAGGGCAATGCACAAGGCAACAATAATGCACAGGGCAATGCACAAGGCAACAATAATGCACAGGGCAACAATAATGCACAAGGCAACAATAATGCACAGGGCAACAATAATGCACAAGGCAACAATAATGCACAAGGCAACAATAATGCACAAGGCAATGCACAAGGCAACAATAATGCACAAGGCAACAATAATGCACAAGGCAATGCACAAGGCAACAATAATGCACAAGGCAACAATAATGCACAAGACAATGCACAAGGCAACAATAATGCACAAGGCAACAATAATGCACAAGGCAACAATAAAGCACAAGGCAATGCACAGGGCAACAATAATGCACAAGACAATGCACAAGGCAACAATAATGCACAAGGCAACAATAATGCACAGGGCAACAATAATGCACAAGGCAACAATAATGCACAAGGCAATGCACATGGCAACAATAATGCACAAGGCAATGCACAGGGCAACAATAATGCACAAGACAATGCACAAGGCAACAATAATGCACAAGGCAATGCACAAGGCAACAATAATGCACAAGGCAATGCACAGGGCAACAATAATGCACAAGACAATGCACAAGGCAACAATAATGCACAAGGCAACAATAATGCACAAGGCAATGCACAAGGCAACAATAATGCACAAGGCAATGCACAAGGCAACAATAATGCATAA